A single Anopheles funestus chromosome 2RL, idAnoFuneDA-416_04, whole genome shotgun sequence DNA region contains:
- the LOC125760639 gene encoding modifier of mdg4-like isoform X37, with protein MADDEQFSLCWNNFNSNLSAGFHESLQRGDLVDVTLAAEGQLVQAHRLVLSVCSPYFRKMFNQMPKNQHAFVFLKDVTHAALQDLIQFMYCGEVNVKQDALPAFISTAEALQIKGLTETGDSAPPQQSPAKEEVSAVPATTASISTTVPAASQRIKSQRNRVQSYKIESEESGDDKIVHIQASTSHHVSAQQLQAQTNISSQKRTMSQRGVTSHAMKRPKISISASSDGMDTSDNTHTPAQAQTVQTVQIVKQIPAQVIEPEYIELPMESINPKAEPDYTDETAEIETVDAETEQEHKLSEHDQGDGDDDGHYVEDETYGDMAMGKYEESYLTEGEDGAKPGASGFVDSYTSDGGTGTEQSTQESPHVEIFTTKSFRGRPAIIVDKQKYLLMSDKTNRIIWRCSSMATAKLKCPARIIQYKDTDQYSFPAKSVHQHAPLKRYRTINCHTSYDMMLNR; from the exons ATGGCGGACGATGAGCAATTCTCTCTGTGTTGGAATAATTTCAACTCCAACTTATCAGCGGGATTTCATGAATCGCTGCAGCGTGGCGATTTGGTGGATGTGACATTGGCTGCCGAAGGCCAATTAGTACAAGCACATCGTTTAGTGTTATCAGTATGTTCTCCGTATTTTCGGAAAATGTTTAACCAGATGCCTAAGAATCAACATGCTTTCG TTTTCCTGAAAGATGTTACCCACGCGGCACTTCAGGATCTCATACAGTTTATGTACTGTGGGGAGGTGAACGTGAAACAGGATGCCCTACCCGCCTTTATCAGTACCGCCGAAGCATTGCAAATTAAAGGATTAACAGAAACG GGCGACAGCGCACCACCACAACAGTCGCCCGCCAAAGAAGAAGTTTCTGCGGTCCCTGCGACGACAGCCAGTATTTCTACCACCGTCCCAGCGGCTTCCCAACGAATAAAGAGTCAGCGAAATCGCGTTCAATCGTACAAAATAGAGTCGGAAGAAAGTGGCGATGATAAAATAGTACATATACAAGCCAGTACATCTCATCATGTGTCAGCGCAGCAACTCCAGGCACAGACAAACATTAGCTCTCAAAAACGTACCATGTCACAGCGCGGTGTTACAAGCCATGCGATGAAGCGCCCGAAAATTTCGATCAGTGCTAGTAGCGACGGAATGGACACTTcagacaacacacacacaccggcacAAGCACAGACGGTACAGACAGTGCAAATAGTGAAACAAATTCCTGCTCAAGTGATCGAACCGGAATACATTGAACTCCCAATGGAATCAATAAATCCAAAGGCAGAACCAGACTATACCGATGAGACCGCTGAAATCGAGACGGTTGATGCTGAAACGGAACAGGAACACAAACTATCGGAACATGACCAGGGAGATGGCGATGATGACGGACACTACGTTGAAGATGAAACGTACGGAGACATGGCTATGGGCAAATATGAAGAATCATATCTAACGGAAGGCGAGGATGGAGCGAAACCTGGAGCATCTGGATTTGTGGATTCTTATACATCGGACGGCGGAACTGGCACGGAACAATCGACACAAG AGAGCCCACATGTAGAGATTTTTACCACCAAATCATTCCGCGGACGGCCGGCTATCATCGTAGACAAGCAAAAGTATTTGCTCATGTCGGATAAAACCAACCGTATCATTTGGCGCTGTTCCTCTATGGCTACCGCAAAGCTAAAATGTCCGGCGCGCATCATACAGTACAAAGATACGGATCAGTATTCGTTCCCGGCGAAAAGTGTCCATCAGCACGCACCATTAAAGCGGTACAGGACGATCAACTGTCACACGTCCTACGATATGATGTTGAATCGCTAG
- the LOC125760639 gene encoding modifier of mdg4-like isoform X20 — protein MADDEQFSLCWNNFNSNLSAGFHESLQRGDLVDVTLAAEGQLVQAHRLVLSVCSPYFRKMFNQMPKNQHAFVFLKDVTHAALQDLIQFMYCGEVNVKQDALPAFISTAEALQIKGLTETGDSAPPQQSPAKEEVSAVPATTASISTTVPAASQRIKSQRNRVQSYKIESEESGDDKIVHIQASTSHHVSAQQLQAQTNISSQKRTMSQRGVTSHAMKRPKISISASSDGMDTSDNTHTPAQAQTVQTVQIVKQIPAQVIEPEYIELPMESINPKAEPDYTDETAEIETVDAETEQEHKLSEHDQGDGDDDGHYVEDETYGDMAMGKYEESYLTEGEDGAKPGASGFVDSYTSDGGTGTEQSTQVGTAYNSRWHLLRFSPQQLRPTEYSYIPSQRNGGHLLVVNGITFFRNRQRNGKQYWKCNQYYKCKCPCIVLIHEMTSQLSIKHCHNHPTTSSKSVTSAVSGAAVERRTSGEGGRIVEQD, from the exons ATGGCGGACGATGAGCAATTCTCTCTGTGTTGGAATAATTTCAACTCCAACTTATCAGCGGGATTTCATGAATCGCTGCAGCGTGGCGATTTGGTGGATGTGACATTGGCTGCCGAAGGCCAATTAGTACAAGCACATCGTTTAGTGTTATCAGTATGTTCTCCGTATTTTCGGAAAATGTTTAACCAGATGCCTAAGAATCAACATGCTTTCG TTTTCCTGAAAGATGTTACCCACGCGGCACTTCAGGATCTCATACAGTTTATGTACTGTGGGGAGGTGAACGTGAAACAGGATGCCCTACCCGCCTTTATCAGTACCGCCGAAGCATTGCAAATTAAAGGATTAACAGAAACG GGCGACAGCGCACCACCACAACAGTCGCCCGCCAAAGAAGAAGTTTCTGCGGTCCCTGCGACGACAGCCAGTATTTCTACCACCGTCCCAGCGGCTTCCCAACGAATAAAGAGTCAGCGAAATCGCGTTCAATCGTACAAAATAGAGTCGGAAGAAAGTGGCGATGATAAAATAGTACATATACAAGCCAGTACATCTCATCATGTGTCAGCGCAGCAACTCCAGGCACAGACAAACATTAGCTCTCAAAAACGTACCATGTCACAGCGCGGTGTTACAAGCCATGCGATGAAGCGCCCGAAAATTTCGATCAGTGCTAGTAGCGACGGAATGGACACTTcagacaacacacacacaccggcacAAGCACAGACGGTACAGACAGTGCAAATAGTGAAACAAATTCCTGCTCAAGTGATCGAACCGGAATACATTGAACTCCCAATGGAATCAATAAATCCAAAGGCAGAACCAGACTATACCGATGAGACCGCTGAAATCGAGACGGTTGATGCTGAAACGGAACAGGAACACAAACTATCGGAACATGACCAGGGAGATGGCGATGATGACGGACACTACGTTGAAGATGAAACGTACGGAGACATGGCTATGGGCAAATATGAAGAATCATATCTAACGGAAGGCGAGGATGGAGCGAAACCTGGAGCATCTGGATTTGTGGATTCTTATACATCGGACGGCGGAACTGGCACGGAACAATCGACACAAG TTGGCACGGCATATAATTCAAGGTGGCATCTATTACGCTTTTCCCCACAACAGCTACGACCAACTGAGTACAGTTACATACCATCACAGCGCAATGGTGGTCACCTGCTGGTTGTAAATGGCATCACATTTTTCCGCAACCGTCAGCGAAACGGTAAACAGTACTGGAAATGTAATCAATACTACAAATGCAAATGTCCCTGTATTGTCTTGATCCACGAAATGACATCGCAGCTTAGCATTAAACATTGCCACAATCATCCAACGACTTCTTCAAAATCTGTAACGTCGGCAGTGTCTGGTGCTGCTGTGGAAAGGCGTACTAGCGGTGAAGGCGGGCGCATAGTGGAGCAGGACTGA
- the LOC125760639 gene encoding modifier of mdg4-like isoform X14: MADDEQFSLCWNNFNSNLSAGFHESLQRGDLVDVTLAAEGQLVQAHRLVLSVCSPYFRKMFNQMPKNQHAFVFLKDVTHAALQDLIQFMYCGEVNVKQDALPAFISTAEALQIKGLTETGDSAPPQQSPAKEEVSAVPATTASISTTVPAASQRIKSQRNRVQSYKIESEESGDDKIVHIQASTSHHVSAQQLQAQTNISSQKRTMSQRGVTSHAMKRPKISISASSDGMDTSDNTHTPAQAQTVQTVQIVKQIPAQVIEPEYIELPMESINPKAEPDYTDETAEIETVDAETEQEHKLSEHDQGDGDDDGHYVEDETYGDMAMGKYEESYLTEGEDGAKPGASGFVDSYTSDGGTGTEQSTQDIKPFTKKISTVTQYELTYTSKGNPCLTEMKRDKQKSVKSASGKKKEKAHNSSSLTIRKFNSPVRIDEGKIQYTSGRGNSVLIYDGHRYIKNNCYGGKMYWKCSKWHTHCKARAITSIAEPNQCVLKNSHNHDIPVEEINSNGPEDWR; encoded by the exons ATGGCGGACGATGAGCAATTCTCTCTGTGTTGGAATAATTTCAACTCCAACTTATCAGCGGGATTTCATGAATCGCTGCAGCGTGGCGATTTGGTGGATGTGACATTGGCTGCCGAAGGCCAATTAGTACAAGCACATCGTTTAGTGTTATCAGTATGTTCTCCGTATTTTCGGAAAATGTTTAACCAGATGCCTAAGAATCAACATGCTTTCG TTTTCCTGAAAGATGTTACCCACGCGGCACTTCAGGATCTCATACAGTTTATGTACTGTGGGGAGGTGAACGTGAAACAGGATGCCCTACCCGCCTTTATCAGTACCGCCGAAGCATTGCAAATTAAAGGATTAACAGAAACG GGCGACAGCGCACCACCACAACAGTCGCCCGCCAAAGAAGAAGTTTCTGCGGTCCCTGCGACGACAGCCAGTATTTCTACCACCGTCCCAGCGGCTTCCCAACGAATAAAGAGTCAGCGAAATCGCGTTCAATCGTACAAAATAGAGTCGGAAGAAAGTGGCGATGATAAAATAGTACATATACAAGCCAGTACATCTCATCATGTGTCAGCGCAGCAACTCCAGGCACAGACAAACATTAGCTCTCAAAAACGTACCATGTCACAGCGCGGTGTTACAAGCCATGCGATGAAGCGCCCGAAAATTTCGATCAGTGCTAGTAGCGACGGAATGGACACTTcagacaacacacacacaccggcacAAGCACAGACGGTACAGACAGTGCAAATAGTGAAACAAATTCCTGCTCAAGTGATCGAACCGGAATACATTGAACTCCCAATGGAATCAATAAATCCAAAGGCAGAACCAGACTATACCGATGAGACCGCTGAAATCGAGACGGTTGATGCTGAAACGGAACAGGAACACAAACTATCGGAACATGACCAGGGAGATGGCGATGATGACGGACACTACGTTGAAGATGAAACGTACGGAGACATGGCTATGGGCAAATATGAAGAATCATATCTAACGGAAGGCGAGGATGGAGCGAAACCTGGAGCATCTGGATTTGTGGATTCTTATACATCGGACGGCGGAACTGGCACGGAACAATCGACACAAG ATATTAAACccttcacaaagaaaatcagCACAGTGACGCAATACGAGCTAACGTACACAAGTAAGGGCAATCCGTGCCTTACGGAGATGAAACGCGACAAACAGAAAAGCGTAAAATCAGCATcaggaaaaaagaaggaaaaggccCACAATTCTTCGTCGCTTACAATCCGCAAGTTTAACAGCCCGGTCCGAATTGACGAAGGCAAAATCCAATATACCAGTGGCAGGGGTAACAGCGTGCTGATATACGACGGGCATCGGTACATCAAGAACAATTGCTATGGTGGTAAAATGTACTGGAAATGCAGCAAGTGGCATACGCATTGTAAAGCACGGGCAATAACTTCCATCGCGGAACCGAACCAGTGCGTGTTGAAAAACTCGCACAATCACGATATACCGGTCGAAGAGATCAACAGCAATGGGCCGGAAGACTGGAGATAA
- the LOC125760639 gene encoding modifier of mdg4-like isoform X4 translates to MADDEQFSLCWNNFNSNLSAGFHESLQRGDLVDVTLAAEGQLVQAHRLVLSVCSPYFRKMFNQMPKNQHAFVFLKDVTHAALQDLIQFMYCGEVNVKQDALPAFISTAEALQIKGLTETGDSAPPQQSPAKEEVSAVPATTASISTTVPAASQRIKSQRNRVQSYKIESEESGDDKIVHIQASTSHHVSAQQLQAQTNISSQKRTMSQRGVTSHAMKRPKISISASSDGMDTSDNTHTPAQAQTVQTVQIVKQIPAQVIEPEYIELPMESINPKAEPDYTDETAEIETVDAETEQEHKLSEHDQGDGDDDGHYVEDETYGDMAMGKYEESYLTEGEDGAKPGASGFVDSYTSDGGTGTEQSTQDNKVVYIVGQRGSILLSVNGHRYVKNRKGLTKTYWICAKKGSLGCRARVTTSVSENDRTTPKVILISGTHNHETATNFPRTQTVESVMLSNVRKKQHFPSLLCTRPQRTLNAKMLSFKAPRVVVKSEKVIKTAPPLYLLSRKAGNPRSSSSSHITVMTNKSSLTLDNQQSSSKDEMSKCNDPLSLIAKSEPSE, encoded by the exons ATGGCGGACGATGAGCAATTCTCTCTGTGTTGGAATAATTTCAACTCCAACTTATCAGCGGGATTTCATGAATCGCTGCAGCGTGGCGATTTGGTGGATGTGACATTGGCTGCCGAAGGCCAATTAGTACAAGCACATCGTTTAGTGTTATCAGTATGTTCTCCGTATTTTCGGAAAATGTTTAACCAGATGCCTAAGAATCAACATGCTTTCG TTTTCCTGAAAGATGTTACCCACGCGGCACTTCAGGATCTCATACAGTTTATGTACTGTGGGGAGGTGAACGTGAAACAGGATGCCCTACCCGCCTTTATCAGTACCGCCGAAGCATTGCAAATTAAAGGATTAACAGAAACG GGCGACAGCGCACCACCACAACAGTCGCCCGCCAAAGAAGAAGTTTCTGCGGTCCCTGCGACGACAGCCAGTATTTCTACCACCGTCCCAGCGGCTTCCCAACGAATAAAGAGTCAGCGAAATCGCGTTCAATCGTACAAAATAGAGTCGGAAGAAAGTGGCGATGATAAAATAGTACATATACAAGCCAGTACATCTCATCATGTGTCAGCGCAGCAACTCCAGGCACAGACAAACATTAGCTCTCAAAAACGTACCATGTCACAGCGCGGTGTTACAAGCCATGCGATGAAGCGCCCGAAAATTTCGATCAGTGCTAGTAGCGACGGAATGGACACTTcagacaacacacacacaccggcacAAGCACAGACGGTACAGACAGTGCAAATAGTGAAACAAATTCCTGCTCAAGTGATCGAACCGGAATACATTGAACTCCCAATGGAATCAATAAATCCAAAGGCAGAACCAGACTATACCGATGAGACCGCTGAAATCGAGACGGTTGATGCTGAAACGGAACAGGAACACAAACTATCGGAACATGACCAGGGAGATGGCGATGATGACGGACACTACGTTGAAGATGAAACGTACGGAGACATGGCTATGGGCAAATATGAAGAATCATATCTAACGGAAGGCGAGGATGGAGCGAAACCTGGAGCATCTGGATTTGTGGATTCTTATACATCGGACGGCGGAACTGGCACGGAACAATCGACACAAG ATAACAAGGTGGTGTACATAGTTGGACAACGTGGCAGCATTCTACTCTCAGTAAATGGACATCGTTACGTTAAAAATCGTAAAGGTCTAACGAAAACCTACTGGATTTGCGCGAAAAAG GGAAGCTTAGGATGTCGGGCACGCGTTACAACGAGCGTGTCGGAAAACGATCGTACCACACCGAAAGTAATACTAATATCGGGCACACATAACCACGAAACGGCAACCAATTTCCCGCGGACCCAAACAGTCGAAAGTGTAATGCTTTCGAatgttagaaaaaaacaacattttccatcACTGTTGTGCACCCGACCACAGAGGACGTTGAATGCTAAAATGCTTTCGTTTAAGGCTCCTCGTGTCGTCGTAAAATcggaaaaagtaataaaaacggCACCTCCGTTGTATTTGTTGTCACGTAAGGCAGGCAATCctaggagcagcagcagcagccacatCACCGTCATGACAAATAAGAGTTCATTAACACTGGACAACCAGCAATCGTCCAGCAAGGACGAAATGTCGAAATGCAATGATCCACTATCTCTCATTGCAAAATCGGAACCATCCGAATGA
- the LOC125760639 gene encoding modifier of mdg4-like isoform X26 — protein MADDEQFSLCWNNFNSNLSAGFHESLQRGDLVDVTLAAEGQLVQAHRLVLSVCSPYFRKMFNQMPKNQHAFVFLKDVTHAALQDLIQFMYCGEVNVKQDALPAFISTAEALQIKGLTETGDSAPPQQSPAKEEVSAVPATTASISTTVPAASQRIKSQRNRVQSYKIESEESGDDKIVHIQASTSHHVSAQQLQAQTNISSQKRTMSQRGVTSHAMKRPKISISASSDGMDTSDNTHTPAQAQTVQTVQIVKQIPAQVIEPEYIELPMESINPKAEPDYTDETAEIETVDAETEQEHKLSEHDQGDGDDDGHYVEDETYGDMAMGKYEESYLTEGEDGAKPGASGFVDSYTSDGGTGTEQSTQAIFIAISPERQLIRLRDKLYQKTIGRAYRSVWMCIEYGCPGEIVLRELKGGQIKITSAHNDDCTSDYFKNRPSNQIHLNESEITQLELSMANRMVDHGNVAASSVLDMTHHY, from the exons ATGGCGGACGATGAGCAATTCTCTCTGTGTTGGAATAATTTCAACTCCAACTTATCAGCGGGATTTCATGAATCGCTGCAGCGTGGCGATTTGGTGGATGTGACATTGGCTGCCGAAGGCCAATTAGTACAAGCACATCGTTTAGTGTTATCAGTATGTTCTCCGTATTTTCGGAAAATGTTTAACCAGATGCCTAAGAATCAACATGCTTTCG TTTTCCTGAAAGATGTTACCCACGCGGCACTTCAGGATCTCATACAGTTTATGTACTGTGGGGAGGTGAACGTGAAACAGGATGCCCTACCCGCCTTTATCAGTACCGCCGAAGCATTGCAAATTAAAGGATTAACAGAAACG GGCGACAGCGCACCACCACAACAGTCGCCCGCCAAAGAAGAAGTTTCTGCGGTCCCTGCGACGACAGCCAGTATTTCTACCACCGTCCCAGCGGCTTCCCAACGAATAAAGAGTCAGCGAAATCGCGTTCAATCGTACAAAATAGAGTCGGAAGAAAGTGGCGATGATAAAATAGTACATATACAAGCCAGTACATCTCATCATGTGTCAGCGCAGCAACTCCAGGCACAGACAAACATTAGCTCTCAAAAACGTACCATGTCACAGCGCGGTGTTACAAGCCATGCGATGAAGCGCCCGAAAATTTCGATCAGTGCTAGTAGCGACGGAATGGACACTTcagacaacacacacacaccggcacAAGCACAGACGGTACAGACAGTGCAAATAGTGAAACAAATTCCTGCTCAAGTGATCGAACCGGAATACATTGAACTCCCAATGGAATCAATAAATCCAAAGGCAGAACCAGACTATACCGATGAGACCGCTGAAATCGAGACGGTTGATGCTGAAACGGAACAGGAACACAAACTATCGGAACATGACCAGGGAGATGGCGATGATGACGGACACTACGTTGAAGATGAAACGTACGGAGACATGGCTATGGGCAAATATGAAGAATCATATCTAACGGAAGGCGAGGATGGAGCGAAACCTGGAGCATCTGGATTTGTGGATTCTTATACATCGGACGGCGGAACTGGCACGGAACAATCGACACAAG CCATATTCATAGCCATTAGCCCGGAAAGGCAGTTGATACGCTTGCGAGATAAGCTGTACCAGAAAACAATTGGGCGCGCTTATAGGAGTGTGTGGATGTGCATCGAATACGGGTGCCCTGGAGAAATCGTGCTGCGGGAACTAAAGGGAGGTCAGATCAAAATTACCAGCGCGCATAATGACGATTGCACATCCGACTACTTTAAAAATCGCCCGTCAAACCAGATACATCTGAACGAGAGCGAGATTACGCAGTTAGAATTAAGCATGGCAAACAGAATGGTCGATCACGGTAACGTGGCGGCTAGTTCTGTGCTAGATATGACTCACCACTATTGA
- the LOC125760639 gene encoding modifier of mdg4-like isoform X25: MADDEQFSLCWNNFNSNLSAGFHESLQRGDLVDVTLAAEGQLVQAHRLVLSVCSPYFRKMFNQMPKNQHAFVFLKDVTHAALQDLIQFMYCGEVNVKQDALPAFISTAEALQIKGLTETGDSAPPQQSPAKEEVSAVPATTASISTTVPAASQRIKSQRNRVQSYKIESEESGDDKIVHIQASTSHHVSAQQLQAQTNISSQKRTMSQRGVTSHAMKRPKISISASSDGMDTSDNTHTPAQAQTVQTVQIVKQIPAQVIEPEYIELPMESINPKAEPDYTDETAEIETVDAETEQEHKLSEHDQGDGDDDGHYVEDETYGDMAMGKYEESYLTEGEDGAKPGASGFVDSYTSDGGTGTEQSTQVEKKLSKRKGTQLFSMIDNKHVVFSDTANGGKQLMYKNYIYHRNIKTGNTVYWRCSKAMRLKCKATIVTKEDLMRVNDIEHNHVPMRRLTYGLGVNEKRKLKKKNERFSIKIN, from the exons ATGGCGGACGATGAGCAATTCTCTCTGTGTTGGAATAATTTCAACTCCAACTTATCAGCGGGATTTCATGAATCGCTGCAGCGTGGCGATTTGGTGGATGTGACATTGGCTGCCGAAGGCCAATTAGTACAAGCACATCGTTTAGTGTTATCAGTATGTTCTCCGTATTTTCGGAAAATGTTTAACCAGATGCCTAAGAATCAACATGCTTTCG TTTTCCTGAAAGATGTTACCCACGCGGCACTTCAGGATCTCATACAGTTTATGTACTGTGGGGAGGTGAACGTGAAACAGGATGCCCTACCCGCCTTTATCAGTACCGCCGAAGCATTGCAAATTAAAGGATTAACAGAAACG GGCGACAGCGCACCACCACAACAGTCGCCCGCCAAAGAAGAAGTTTCTGCGGTCCCTGCGACGACAGCCAGTATTTCTACCACCGTCCCAGCGGCTTCCCAACGAATAAAGAGTCAGCGAAATCGCGTTCAATCGTACAAAATAGAGTCGGAAGAAAGTGGCGATGATAAAATAGTACATATACAAGCCAGTACATCTCATCATGTGTCAGCGCAGCAACTCCAGGCACAGACAAACATTAGCTCTCAAAAACGTACCATGTCACAGCGCGGTGTTACAAGCCATGCGATGAAGCGCCCGAAAATTTCGATCAGTGCTAGTAGCGACGGAATGGACACTTcagacaacacacacacaccggcacAAGCACAGACGGTACAGACAGTGCAAATAGTGAAACAAATTCCTGCTCAAGTGATCGAACCGGAATACATTGAACTCCCAATGGAATCAATAAATCCAAAGGCAGAACCAGACTATACCGATGAGACCGCTGAAATCGAGACGGTTGATGCTGAAACGGAACAGGAACACAAACTATCGGAACATGACCAGGGAGATGGCGATGATGACGGACACTACGTTGAAGATGAAACGTACGGAGACATGGCTATGGGCAAATATGAAGAATCATATCTAACGGAAGGCGAGGATGGAGCGAAACCTGGAGCATCTGGATTTGTGGATTCTTATACATCGGACGGCGGAACTGGCACGGAACAATCGACACAAG tgGAGAAGAAATTAAGCAAGCGCAAAGGCACCCAGCTTTTTTCGATGATCGACAACAAGCATGTAGTGTTTTCCGATACAGCTAACGGTGGCAAACAGCTGATGTACAAAAATTACATATATCATCGAAACATTAAAACGGGCAATACCGTGTACTGGCGCTGCTCGAAAGCGATGCGACTAAAGTGTAAGGCGACGATCGTGACCAAGGAAGATTTGATGCGTGTCAATGATATCGAACACAATCACGTTCCGATGCGCCGGTTAACGTACGGGTTGGGTGTGAATGAGAAGCGGAagctgaaaaagaaaaatgaacgatttagcataaaaataaactaa
- the LOC125760639 gene encoding modifier of mdg4-like isoform X5, protein MADDEQFSLCWNNFNSNLSAGFHESLQRGDLVDVTLAAEGQLVQAHRLVLSVCSPYFRKMFNQMPKNQHAFVFLKDVTHAALQDLIQFMYCGEVNVKQDALPAFISTAEALQIKGLTETGDSAPPQQSPAKEEVSAVPATTASISTTVPAASQRIKSQRNRVQSYKIESEESGDDKIVHIQASTSHHVSAQQLQAQTNISSQKRTMSQRGVTSHAMKRPKISISASSDGMDTSDNTHTPAQAQTVQTVQIVKQIPAQVIEPEYIELPMESINPKAEPDYTDETAEIETVDAETEQEHKLSEHDQGDGDDDGHYVEDETYGDMAMGKYEESYLTEGEDGAKPGASGFVDSYTSDGGTGTEQSTQGDNSKAAAVQHMQPKSAQHTHNTTEPIAAPKSSSTAEQNPKENIVVTSKKIPLNEKGINKTRIIDKVPLHAGSSVYIATKDLFSIYSSKPAVYTGRLIELMFGIETLKISCVDCNEKASTNLIPLDPTILDAVITHIVHVFQQQKQHITNGMVRNFIRNRLELLRTNPAVGGQQSSKKESSKQARKNTGSKV, encoded by the exons ATGGCGGACGATGAGCAATTCTCTCTGTGTTGGAATAATTTCAACTCCAACTTATCAGCGGGATTTCATGAATCGCTGCAGCGTGGCGATTTGGTGGATGTGACATTGGCTGCCGAAGGCCAATTAGTACAAGCACATCGTTTAGTGTTATCAGTATGTTCTCCGTATTTTCGGAAAATGTTTAACCAGATGCCTAAGAATCAACATGCTTTCG TTTTCCTGAAAGATGTTACCCACGCGGCACTTCAGGATCTCATACAGTTTATGTACTGTGGGGAGGTGAACGTGAAACAGGATGCCCTACCCGCCTTTATCAGTACCGCCGAAGCATTGCAAATTAAAGGATTAACAGAAACG GGCGACAGCGCACCACCACAACAGTCGCCCGCCAAAGAAGAAGTTTCTGCGGTCCCTGCGACGACAGCCAGTATTTCTACCACCGTCCCAGCGGCTTCCCAACGAATAAAGAGTCAGCGAAATCGCGTTCAATCGTACAAAATAGAGTCGGAAGAAAGTGGCGATGATAAAATAGTACATATACAAGCCAGTACATCTCATCATGTGTCAGCGCAGCAACTCCAGGCACAGACAAACATTAGCTCTCAAAAACGTACCATGTCACAGCGCGGTGTTACAAGCCATGCGATGAAGCGCCCGAAAATTTCGATCAGTGCTAGTAGCGACGGAATGGACACTTcagacaacacacacacaccggcacAAGCACAGACGGTACAGACAGTGCAAATAGTGAAACAAATTCCTGCTCAAGTGATCGAACCGGAATACATTGAACTCCCAATGGAATCAATAAATCCAAAGGCAGAACCAGACTATACCGATGAGACCGCTGAAATCGAGACGGTTGATGCTGAAACGGAACAGGAACACAAACTATCGGAACATGACCAGGGAGATGGCGATGATGACGGACACTACGTTGAAGATGAAACGTACGGAGACATGGCTATGGGCAAATATGAAGAATCATATCTAACGGAAGGCGAGGATGGAGCGAAACCTGGAGCATCTGGATTTGTGGATTCTTATACATCGGACGGCGGAACTGGCACGGAACAATCGACACAAG GTGACAATAGCAAAGCTGCTGCTGTACAGCACATGCAACCAAAATCGGCTCAACATACGCACAATACCACTGAACCAATCGCTGCACCGAAATCATCGAGTACAGCGGAGCAAAatccaaaagaaaacatagtTGTTACCAGCAAAAAAATACCACTGAACGAAAAGGGCATCAACAAGACAAGAATCATAGACAAGGTTCCTCTGCACGCCGGAAGCTCAGTGTACATCGCAACAAAGGATCTGTTTTCAATTTACTCCTCAAAACCGGCTGTTTATACCGGCCGGCTAATCGAGCTGATGTTTGGCATCGAAACGTTAAAGATCAGTTGCGTCGATTGTAATGAAAAAGCCAGCACCAACTTAATTCCGCTCGATCCGACGATACTGGACGCTGTGATAA CCCACATTGTTCACGTTTTCcagcagcaaaagcagcaTATTACAAATGGTATGGTGAGAAATTTTATTCGCAATCGTTTAGAGCTTTTGCGAACCAATCCAGCTGTTGGTGGCCAACAGTCATCAAAAAAGGAATCGTCTAAACAGGCTAGAAAAAATACTGGCAGTAAAGTTTGA